The following are from one region of the Desulfuromonadaceae bacterium genome:
- a CDS encoding DUF3820 family protein: MSPFAELEKLIAMRMPFGKHAGMRLIDLPETYVVWFAQQGFPAGELGAMLRTVYEIKLNGLEYLFDPLRDPPVVVQGDAHEK, translated from the coding sequence ATGTCCCCGTTTGCTGAGCTGGAAAAATTGATCGCCATGCGTATGCCCTTCGGTAAACACGCCGGAATGCGCCTCATCGATCTGCCGGAAACGTACGTGGTCTGGTTCGCGCAACAAGGATTTCCGGCCGGCGAACTCGGCGCTATGCTGCGTACCGTCTACGAGATCAAGCTCAACGGTCTGGAATACCTCTTCGATCCGCTGCGCGATCCCCCCGTTGTTGTGCAGGGCGACGCTCATGAAAAGTAA
- a CDS encoding shikimate kinase — protein MKSNLALIGMPGAGKSTVGIILAKTLAKGFVDTDILIQQNCGRSLQAILDSAGYGALRRAEEEEILRLNVIDHVIATGGSAVYSATAMTHLATASTIIFLQVDFDEIVRRIHNFDTRGIARSATQSFRELYAERQILYRRYAQLTIDCAGLNQEAIVAKIATAYAQQ, from the coding sequence ATGAAAAGTAATCTCGCCCTGATCGGCATGCCCGGCGCGGGAAAAAGCACCGTCGGCATTATTCTCGCCAAAACGCTGGCGAAAGGCTTTGTCGATACCGACATCCTCATCCAGCAAAATTGCGGTCGCTCGTTGCAGGCGATTCTCGACAGCGCAGGATATGGTGCCCTGCGCCGCGCTGAAGAGGAAGAAATCCTCCGCCTGAATGTTATCGATCATGTCATCGCCACCGGCGGGAGCGCGGTCTACAGCGCAACCGCCATGACCCATCTGGCCACTGCGTCAACGATCATCTTTCTCCAGGTCGATTTTGATGAAATTGTGCGGCGCATTCATAACTTTGATACGCGCGGCATTGCCCGCTCGGCAACACAGAGCTTTCGCGAGCTGTACGCAGAACGACAGATTCTGTATCGACGCTATGCGCAGCTGACCATTGACTGCGCCGGACTCAATCAGGAAGCGATCGTTGCAAAGATCGCCACAGCTTACGCGCAGCAGTGA
- the thiE gene encoding thiamine phosphate synthase, which yields MSRPAVDFNLYVISDRLHLPEGKDLLGQLEQALLGGVRCVQLREKDLSAEELLPVAIELRLMTSAFNARLIINDKVDLARTVAADGVHLGGQSMTVTEARRHLGPGKLIGVSTHTPEEVDRAASQGADFVTFGPVYPTPSKLPYGQPLGLDPLRMVCARHALPIFALGGVTSERLDALRHAGCHHVACIGAILHADNPVVSSRQFIAALHRGHDVPVC from the coding sequence ATGTCGCGCCCTGCTGTCGATTTTAATCTCTATGTGATCAGTGATCGCCTTCACTTGCCGGAAGGAAAGGATCTGCTCGGCCAGCTTGAGCAGGCGCTGCTCGGCGGAGTGCGCTGCGTGCAACTGCGGGAAAAAGATCTGTCGGCGGAAGAGTTGTTGCCCGTCGCCATCGAGCTGCGCCTGATGACCAGCGCCTTTAATGCCCGGCTGATTATCAACGACAAAGTCGATCTGGCGCGGACCGTTGCAGCGGACGGGGTCCATCTCGGCGGGCAGTCAATGACGGTGACTGAAGCGCGTCGCCACCTCGGCCCAGGCAAGCTGATCGGCGTTTCGACCCACACGCCGGAAGAAGTCGACCGCGCCGCAAGCCAGGGGGCTGATTTCGTCACCTTCGGCCCGGTCTACCCGACCCCCTCAAAACTCCCTTACGGTCAACCGCTCGGTCTCGACCCGCTACGCATGGTATGCGCCAGGCATGCGCTGCCGATCTTTGCCCTTGGTGGAGTCACTTCAGAACGGCTCGACGCGCTGCGTCATGCCGGTTGCCACCACGTTGCCTGCATCGGTGCCATCCTTCATGCCGACAACCCGGTCGTCAGCTCCCGCCAATTTATTGCGGCGCTGCACAGGGGGCACGATGTCCCCGTTTGCTGA